The Candidatus Nomurabacteria bacterium DNA segment AAAATTTTCTCCTTCCCCTTATCGTTTTGATTGCCGCCGTCGCCATTTTCTTCAGCCTCTCACGACCTCTGCTCGCGGACATCGCCGTTTTGCGTCTAGAGAAAGCCAAACTAGAAACCGGTTTGGATAATGCGCGTAAATTACAAGAAGTTCGTGACGAACTTATCAAGATTTCTCGCGAATTTCCCAAAGAAGACTTAGATCGTCTAAACAAAATGTTGCCTGACAACGTAGATAATGTCCGATTGATTATCGATATCAATAATCTGGCGCGTGGCTCGGGGATGTCTATTCGTAATATTAAGATCAAGTCTGATCAGGGGGGCACTGATCCGCAGGTGATTGCTGACAGTGGACAGAAAAAAGGCGCTGTTACCCTTGCTTTCTCGGTCGCCGGCCCCTATGCAAACTTTGAAGATTTTCTGCAGCGGTTGGCGCGGAGCTTGCGTCTGGTCGATGTAACTGACGTTTCCTTCAGCTCGAATGAGAAAAATTTCTACGAGTATAGCGTGGAGTTACAAACTTACTGGCTGAAATAAATCAACATAAAAATATGTCTGGAAATAAAATTATAACTAATCTCGGACTCCTTCTTCTCGCCGCGGTTCTGATTTACTTGGGGTATGGTTGGCTGGGTGGTTCTGATTCGTCATCGGACGCAGGACTGACAGCAGACGGGTTCAGTCAAGGGATTGATGGTGAAGATCCGTCCGACGAGTTTCTGGCAACACTTATTGGCCTACAGGAGCTCAATCTTAAGGGTGATGTTTTCAAAAGCCCTGTTTTCAAGGACCTAGAAGATCACAGTACCGTTTTGGTTGATCAGGCGCCCGGACGCCCTAACCCCTTTTCGCCGGTTAATTTTGAAGCGGTTCGCTCTGTGGGTTCGCGTAGCGCCACCAGTTCTACTTCGACAAGCACCAGCTCGCGTTAAAAACTATGGATTCAACGATTACCGTTCCCGTCGCAACAATTGAAGAGGGGAGTCGGATTCCCTTAGAGGTTTTAGAATATGTTCCGAAGAGCTCGGCGACGTATTATCAATTTGTGCCCCTAAGGGTAAGTGACGGTGTTCTGGAGGTGGGGATGATGGACAGCAATAATCTCGAGGCGCGCGATGCGATCCAGTTCATTGCCTCTAAGATTGGTCTTCCCTTTAAAATTTTTTCAATTGGTAAGGATGACTTCGAGCGGGCATTGAAGGGGTACGAGGGTCTTACCAGTCAAGTGACAAAGGCGCTGGGTGACCTTGATTCGGAGATCAAAAACGAGGAAAAAAAACAGAAGACAGAGTCCGGTTCCGATAAAAAAGAAGTGAAGATTGTGGAGGATGCACCAGTAACCAAGATTGTGGCTGTGATTCTTCAACACGCTTCGTCTGGGAATGCTTCCGATATTCATATTGAGCCCACACCAGAAAATGTCCGGGTAAGGTTTCGGGTAGATGGTTCACTTCACTCTAGCCTTTTCCTGCCCAGTTCGGTGCTCGATGCGGTTGTGGCGCGTATCAAGATTCTGACCAACATGAGATTAGATGAGCGACGCAAGCCGCAAGACGGCCGTTTCTCTGCTCGGGTAGAGGGGAGAAAGATTGATTTCCGTGTTTCTACAATGCCAACTTATTACGGTGAGAAGGTGGTAATTCGTATTCTGGATTCAGAACGACAGCTGCTCACCTTTAGTCAATTGGGTCTAACCCCAATCAATCTGAACACTTTCGAGCGCGCTCTTAAACGACCCTACGGAATGATTCTGGTTACGGGACCGACTGGTTCTGGAAAAACTTCCACGCTTTATTCTATGTTGCAAGTGATTGATCGGGAGAGCAATAACGTGGTGAGCCTGGAAGATCCGATCGAATATAGCGTTCCGGATGTCAGTCAGTCCCAAGTCAGACCAGAGATAAATTATACTTTTGCTAACGGCTTGCGCAGTATCTTGCGTCAGGATCCGGATATCATAATGGTCGGAGAAATTCGTGATTCAGAAACAGCTAAACTCGCAATTCAGGCGGCGCTAACTGGTCATCTTGTGCTTTCCACTCTCCACACCAATAATGCAGCCGGAGTCATCCCTCGTCTTGTCGATATGGGCATTGATCCCTATCTTATCGCCGCGACCCTTATTCTCGCCGTGGCGCAGAGACTAGTTCCTACCCTTTGCGCTGAATCTAAGCAAGAGGTTCCGCTTGATGGTGGTCTTCGGGCGGTAGTTGATAAATATCTAGAAGAGGTACCAGAGGAAGTCAAAAAGACAATTGAGATTCCGAAAAGCATCTTTCGTCCTCAACCATCACCAACTTGTTCTGCTGGGGTTCGTGGTCGGATGGCCGTTTTTGAAGTACTTGAAATGGATCACGAGTTTGAGCAACTAATGCTCTCCACGCCCACCGAAGAAGCTATTTCCTCACTGGCAAGAAAGAAAGGTTTCCTCACGATGCGGGAAGATGCCCTACTCAAGGCGTTTAAGGGTCTGATTTCCTTTGAAGAAGTGAGCAAGTTGTAATATAATAATGGAGACGGAATAAATCTATGAATATCTTAATCATTGATGACGACAAGTTCTTACTGGACATGTACTCGCTCAAGTTCAATGAGCTTGGTTTCCAGGTTTCCACCGCCACTGACGGCGAGGAAGCACTGGAAAAGGTCACAAATGGTCTCAACCCGGATATCTTTTTGATCGATATTCTAATGCCGAAGCTGGACGGCTTTCAGTTTATTGCCAAACTGAAAGAAAAAAACTTACCTCCAGAAACTATTTTGATAATTCTCTCCAATATGGGTCAACAGGCAGACATTGATCAGGGTTTGGCGCTTGGCGTAGACGGCTATATTGTGAAGGCGACGGCCACCCCCTCGGAGGTGGTGAGCAAAACGGTCGATATTGCCAATAGTAAGCACGCTAAGAATAAAAAAGTATGACCGATTACAAGCGAGATTTAGAGGAACTGGTTGTCACGGTTGTGAAAGAGGGGGCTTCGGATCTCCACCTCACCGTCGGTCGACATCCAACCATCCGCGTGTCTGGTGATTTGATTCCACTAGTTAATCGCCCGGTGTTAAAGCCAGAAGACACCATTGGCTTAATAACCGAGGTACTTTCACCGGAGAATAAGGAAGAGTTTTGGAAGAATAAAGAGATTGATTTTGCTTATTCTGCTTCTGCCAACGCGCGTTTCCGTGGGAATGGCTTCTTCCAACGCGGCTTTGTGGGTGCCGCCTTTCGCCTAATTCCGAATAAAATTTTGAGTCTCAAGGAGCTTAATTTACCCGAGCGTCTCGAGGAGTTTGCTCGACGGGAGCAGGGGTTCTTTCTCGCCGTTGGGCCTGTTGGTCAGGGTAAGTCCACCACGCTCGCTTCGCTTATTCAGATGATCAATCAGGAGAGAGCCGAGCATATTGTCACGATTGAAGATCCGGTTGAGTACCTCTTCCAGAATGACAAGTCCATTATTGATCAGCGCGAGGTTCGCTTTGATACTATGAGTTTTTCCAGAGCAATGCGCGGGATGTTTCGTGAAGATGTGAATGTGCTGATGTTGGGTGAGATGAGGAGTCCGGAGACAATCGCCGCCGCCGTGACGGCCGCGGAGACCGGTCACTTGGTGCTGTCTACTCTCCATACCAACTCTGCTTCACAGACGATTGATCGCATTATCGATTCTTTCCCCGCGAACCAACAGAACCAGATTCGGATTCAATTGGCCGGTTCATTGGCGGGAATATTTTCCCAACGCTTATTGCCCCGTATTTCTGGTGGGCAGGTACCAGCCTACGAACTTCTAATCAACAATAATGCTATTGCCAACCTTATTCGTGAAGGGCGAACAGCTGAAATTGATGTGGTAATTGAAACTGGTTCCGAGAACGGGATGATCAATCTGAATCAGTCTCTATCGGATCTGATTCGTCGGGGCGAAATTACCCAAGAAACAGCTTATCGTTATTCTCTCAATCCCAAAGGTTTGGGGCGAATGATTTAGAAATCTCATGCTATTTAATTATAAAGCGGTAACTAAGGAAAATCAGGCACAAGAGGGAAGCATTGACGCTCCGGGTTTGGAGTTGGCGATCTCCTCACTTCAACGTCGGGGTCTGATTATTCTAGATATCAAGGCGGCCGATGAAAGGGGGCGCGGTTTTCTCTCGCGTTACTTTATCTTTTCTCGTAAACCCAAGATGAAGGATGTTGTCCTGCTTTCGCGTCAGATTGCCACAATGTTTGAGGCGAAGGTCTCGGCCCTGGCCACCTTCCGCTTATTGGCGTCTGAAGTCGAAAGTCCGGTGCTGAAACGCGCCCTCACCGAGATTGCCGATGAGATCAATAGTGGTGTTCTTATCTCCACTGCGATGACCAAGCAGGAAGAAGTCTTCTCACCTTTCTATGTGAGTATGGTGAAGTCGGGTGAAGAATCCGGTAAATTATCGGAGGCGTTTAATTACTTGGCGGCCTATCTTGAGCGTTCTCACGGTCTGGTGAGCAAGGCCAAGAATGCGCTCATTTATCCAGCCTTCATCATCCTCTCCTTCATTGTGGTGATGATTTTGATGCTTGTTTTCGTGATTCCCAAACTTTCAGCTATCCTGAAGGAAACCGGACAGGCTATCCCAATCTATACTCGGGCGGTAATTGGTTTGAGTCAATTTTTCGTAGATTATGGCTTCTTCCTCTTGGCGGGACTTGTGGTCTTGTCCGTCTTCGTCGGCCGTTGGCTCCGGACAGACTCTGGTCGCCGTTCGCTCTCTTCCTTCAAGCTTTCCATCCCGTATGTGGGCAATCTCTATCAGAAACTCTATCTCTCAAGAATTTCCGATAACTTAAGCACAATGCTTACCTCCGGCATCTCGATGGTCCGCGCCCTGGAGATTACCTCTGAGGTTGTGGATAACGATGTCTATAAGGAAATTATGTTGAAATCAGCCGAATCGGTGAAGAATGGTAATCAGGTTTCTGCCGTAATGTCTAAGTATCACGAGGTTCCCTCAATTCTGGTTCAGATGTTTCGGGTTGGTGAAGAAACCGGTAAACTGGGCTCGATTCTAGAGACGATTGCCCGTTTCTACCAACGCGAGGTCTACGATGCCGTAGATACTCTGGTTGATCTGATTGAGCCGGCAATGATTGTGCTTCTTGGTGCGGGAGTGGGAATCTTGCTTACCTCTGTTCTGGTGCCAATTTATAACCTGGCTAGCGGTATTTAGTTGTCCACAGAGGCGTCTTTTGCCCTTATTCTCCATTGCCGTATAATTAAGCCCGTGATGGTCAAGCAATTTCTCGACGTTGACCGTTCGCCCGGTTTTGTTATTATTAGAAAAGTCGAAAGATTATTAAAAGTTAATCATATATGATGAAATTGAATCTTAAGAAAGGTTTTACCCTGATTGAGCTCTTGGTGGTTATCGCCATCATCGGTATTCTGTCAGGTATTGTGTTGAGTTCGCTCAATACGGCGAGAGGTAAGGGTCGGGATGCCGCTGTTCAGGCACAAATGGCAAACATGAGAAGTCAGGCAGAGTTGTTTTACTCAAATAACAACAACTATGGCACGGCTGTTGCTCTGGGTGCTTGTGTAAGTGCCGCTGGAACATTGATTGATTCTGCCAATACGTCCAGCTTGCACGCTCTGGTTCTTACTGGGGCTATTGCCGGGCAGAGTCCACAGTGTGTTGTTAATACAACAAACGCTGCCTGGGCGGTGTCTGCGCTTAAGCCCACCAATGCAGCGGAAAGTTTCTGTGTAAGTAATACTCAAGCAGTCAGCTCTGGGGGTAACCACATCGCCCAAGCTGCTGGGACTTGCTCCTAATTCGTATTCTTTCTGTTTTTCAAACAAAACCCCTTATGGGGTTTTGTTTTTGTCCACACTTGTTGTTGAATGATTTTAATCAGGATGTTAGAATATGGTGATGATTAAAAAAGGTTTTACAATTTTGGAAATTCTCATAGTTATAGCCATTGTTGGTACTTTGTCTGGGATTATACTCGTCTTTGTTTCTAGTGCTCGTACCAGTGCTGCCGATTCAACGATCAAATCTAGCTTGGGTAGCTTACGTAAGGAGGCGAGTATTTATTTCAATGACAGTTCTTTGGGTAACGGTCGTTACAACACAACGACGTTTTTGAAAAATAGCGTATGCCTGATTCCTGGTAATTCTTTCTGGGATGGTACATTTATTGCGAACGGTTCTCAGGGTGAAAAGTTGATAACCCAAGCTTTGAATGGTAGGGCGGCATCTTTGTCGAGATGTCTTATGGATTCTGCTGGTACTGGCTGGGCTGCCGCGGTAACTAGCGCGTCTAGTAACGGCCAGTATTTTTGTGCCGACCATTACGGCACCAATAAGATTACACAGACTGGTTTGTCACTGCTCACACTTCTTCAGGCGGCTTCGGGGAATGGAGGTATTCCCATTTGTCCGTAGTTCTGGGGCTGGTTTTTGTCCGGGGTGCTATTATCTACACACAGTCTTATGTCAGGAAAAGCAGGCTTCACTCTGATTGAAATCCTAATTGTCATTGCGATAATTGGTCTCTTGTCTGGAATTGTCGTGGTGTTCTTGTCGGGTGCTAGGGGTAGAGGATATGACGTGGCTATTAAATCTAGTTTGAAGGAGATTAGAAATCTGGCAGAAATCTATTATTCGGAGAATGGACAGTATGTCAGTATTCCCTGTGGTGTTTCTGGTATAACACCTGGTATCGCTGGGGCCCTAAGAAGTTGCATTCTTTCTACGGTCAGTACTTATTGTCGACATAGTTCCGTGACACCATTTAGCGTTTTCAAGGACGTTAATGTGCTTGCCCGCGCCAGAGAAGCTTGTAATGCAAGCGGAGGGTCAAATTGTGATACTTCTGGTGGGTCAACTGATAATACCTTTTGTAAGGCCAGTAATAATGACTGGGCTGTAGCGGTTAAATTGCGTTCGGATTCCAGTCAGTGGTGGTGTGTCGACAGTAGTGGTGCGAACATCCAAACATCTGGGAGCAATGCTGATAATGGTGGCTCTGGCTCACTAACTCCAATAAATAGGATCAATAGTGGGCCCGCCACCTGTCAGTAGAGTTTTCTTTTGTGTTATAATAATCCCGTGGCGAGCTTTCCTCATCTAACAGTTTTTGTTCTAGGGTTGATCGTTGGCAGTTTTCTTAATGTTGTAATTTATCGTTACAATACCGGAAGGAGTGTGGCTCGTGGTCGTTCGCGATGTCTGGCCTGCTCGCGCAATCTGCACTGGTTTGAACTGGTGCCAGTGGCGAGCTTCATTGCCCTGCGGGGGCGTTGTCGGCGGTGTTTGAGCGGTATCTCGTGGCAATATCCGCTGGTCGAGCTGGTTACCGGCTTACTCTTTCTTCTCGCCAGTTGGCAATTCGGCATCAACCCCGCTTCTTGGCCTCTGCTTGCGGTTTATCTTGTTATCCTCTCGCTCTTGGTGGTGATTACGGTCTATGACTTTCGCCACAAGATTATTCCGGACGGTCTCGTTTACGCCTTCATCATTTTCTCTATTTTACCTGTTCTTTTCACGCGGGAGGGTGTAATAATTTTTAATCATCTTCTTGCCGGCCTCGCTCTCTTTGCCTTCTTCTTCTTACTCTGGGCGGTTTCTCGTGGTCGGTGGATGGGCTTTGGCGACGCCAAACTGGCTCTTGGGGTGGGCTTCTTGCTTGGCTTAACTGGTGGTGTTTCGGCCATTGTGTTTGCTTTCTGGTTTGGAGCCTTGGTCAGCGTCTGCGTTCTCATCTACGGACAATTGTCTGGTCGGGCGAAGTTTGGTTTGAAGAGCGAGGTGCCCTTTGCCCCCTTTATCGTTCTCGGATTATTCCTGAATCTTTTCTTTCATCTCAATGTCATTGCCCTTTTTTAAAAACAAGAATTTACAGAGCGGCTTCACGCTTGTGGAGATGGTTACGGTCGTGGCGATTATTGTCATCATGACGATTGTCGTTCTCGCCAATTTTCCGGAATTTCGAGACCGTTCTTCTCTCGAGTTGGTGGCGCAAGAGGTGGCGTTGGTTGTTCGGCAGGCGCAGGCCTTTGGCACCAATACGAGGGCCGCTTCTTTCTCCACGCTGGAGTTTCCTTCCTACGGCCTTTATTTCAATGTGAATGCGCCACCCGGTGCCGTATTCCAGTCCAATGATTCATTCCGGTTATTTGCCGACGACCCTAGCCAGACTGGCTCTATTGGCCGCTACAGTGATGGAGAGGTTCCTTGTACTCCGGGCACCACCGAGTGTCGGGAGGTGTATCGTCTTCCAACTGGAATAACTTTCACAAAACTGGAAACATGTCAGAGTTCTGGCCCTTGTAGCAATATTACGGCGACCAATGCTCTAAATATTGTTTTCGCCCGCCCCAATCCAGAGGCGGCCTTCGTCAGCGAATCGGGTTCGAA contains these protein-coding regions:
- a CDS encoding prepilin-type N-terminal cleavage/methylation domain-containing protein, which produces MSGKAGFTLIEILIVIAIIGLLSGIVVVFLSGARGRGYDVAIKSSLKEIRNLAEIYYSENGQYVSIPCGVSGITPGIAGALRSCILSTVSTYCRHSSVTPFSVFKDVNVLARAREACNASGGSNCDTSGGSTDNTFCKASNNDWAVAVKLRSDSSQWWCVDSSGANIQTSGSNADNGGSGSLTPINRINSGPATCQ
- a CDS encoding prepilin-type N-terminal cleavage/methylation domain-containing protein, yielding MNLKKGFTLIELLVVIAIIGILSGIVLSSLNTARGKGRDAAVQAQMANMRSQAELFYSNNNNYGTAVALGACVSAAGTLIDSANTSSLHALVLTGAIAGQSPQCVVNTTNAAWAVSALKPTNAAESFCVSNTQAVSSGGNHIAQAAGTCS
- a CDS encoding type II/IV secretion system protein, producing the protein MDSTITVPVATIEEGSRIPLEVLEYVPKSSATYYQFVPLRVSDGVLEVGMMDSNNLEARDAIQFIASKIGLPFKIFSIGKDDFERALKGYEGLTSQVTKALGDLDSEIKNEEKKQKTESGSDKKEVKIVEDAPVTKIVAVILQHASSGNASDIHIEPTPENVRVRFRVDGSLHSSLFLPSSVLDAVVARIKILTNMRLDERRKPQDGRFSARVEGRKIDFRVSTMPTYYGEKVVIRILDSERQLLTFSQLGLTPINLNTFERALKRPYGMILVTGPTGSGKTSTLYSMLQVIDRESNNVVSLEDPIEYSVPDVSQSQVRPEINYTFANGLRSILRQDPDIIMVGEIRDSETAKLAIQAALTGHLVLSTLHTNNAAGVIPRLVDMGIDPYLIAATLILAVAQRLVPTLCAESKQEVPLDGGLRAVVDKYLEEVPEEVKKTIEIPKSIFRPQPSPTCSAGVRGRMAVFEVLEMDHEFEQLMLSTPTEEAISSLARKKGFLTMREDALLKAFKGLISFEEVSKL
- a CDS encoding type II secretion system protein is translated as MSLPFFKNKNLQSGFTLVEMVTVVAIIVIMTIVVLANFPEFRDRSSLELVAQEVALVVRQAQAFGTNTRAASFSTLEFPSYGLYFNVNAPPGAVFQSNDSFRLFADDPSQTGSIGRYSDGEVPCTPGTTECREVYRLPTGITFTKLETCQSSGPCSNITATNALNIVFARPNPEAAFVSESGSNLCGGSCSYAKITLSSVRAGTTQCVYIWATGHIYTKPSCP
- a CDS encoding type IV pilus twitching motility protein PilT, giving the protein MTDYKRDLEELVVTVVKEGASDLHLTVGRHPTIRVSGDLIPLVNRPVLKPEDTIGLITEVLSPENKEEFWKNKEIDFAYSASANARFRGNGFFQRGFVGAAFRLIPNKILSLKELNLPERLEEFARREQGFFLAVGPVGQGKSTTLASLIQMINQERAEHIVTIEDPVEYLFQNDKSIIDQREVRFDTMSFSRAMRGMFREDVNVLMLGEMRSPETIAAAVTAAETGHLVLSTLHTNSASQTIDRIIDSFPANQQNQIRIQLAGSLAGIFSQRLLPRISGGQVPAYELLINNNAIANLIREGRTAEIDVVIETGSENGMINLNQSLSDLIRRGEITQETAYRYSLNPKGLGRMI
- the pilO gene encoding type 4a pilus biogenesis protein PilO, with product MKNFLLPLIVLIAAVAIFFSLSRPLLADIAVLRLEKAKLETGLDNARKLQEVRDELIKISREFPKEDLDRLNKMLPDNVDNVRLIIDINNLARGSGMSIRNIKIKSDQGGTDPQVIADSGQKKGAVTLAFSVAGPYANFEDFLQRLARSLRLVDVTDVSFSSNEKNFYEYSVELQTYWLK
- a CDS encoding response regulator translates to MNILIIDDDKFLLDMYSLKFNELGFQVSTATDGEEALEKVTNGLNPDIFLIDILMPKLDGFQFIAKLKEKNLPPETILIILSNMGQQADIDQGLALGVDGYIVKATATPSEVVSKTVDIANSKHAKNKKV
- a CDS encoding prepilin peptidase, coding for MASFPHLTVFVLGLIVGSFLNVVIYRYNTGRSVARGRSRCLACSRNLHWFELVPVASFIALRGRCRRCLSGISWQYPLVELVTGLLFLLASWQFGINPASWPLLAVYLVILSLLVVITVYDFRHKIIPDGLVYAFIIFSILPVLFTREGVIIFNHLLAGLALFAFFFLLWAVSRGRWMGFGDAKLALGVGFLLGLTGGVSAIVFAFWFGALVSVCVLIYGQLSGRAKFGLKSEVPFAPFIVLGLFLNLFFHLNVIALF
- a CDS encoding prepilin-type N-terminal cleavage/methylation domain-containing protein; protein product: MIKKGFTILEILIVIAIVGTLSGIILVFVSSARTSAADSTIKSSLGSLRKEASIYFNDSSLGNGRYNTTTFLKNSVCLIPGNSFWDGTFIANGSQGEKLITQALNGRAASLSRCLMDSAGTGWAAAVTSASSNGQYFCADHYGTNKITQTGLSLLTLLQAASGNGGIPICP
- a CDS encoding type II secretion system F family protein translates to MLFNYKAVTKENQAQEGSIDAPGLELAISSLQRRGLIILDIKAADERGRGFLSRYFIFSRKPKMKDVVLLSRQIATMFEAKVSALATFRLLASEVESPVLKRALTEIADEINSGVLISTAMTKQEEVFSPFYVSMVKSGEESGKLSEAFNYLAAYLERSHGLVSKAKNALIYPAFIILSFIVVMILMLVFVIPKLSAILKETGQAIPIYTRAVIGLSQFFVDYGFFLLAGLVVLSVFVGRWLRTDSGRRSLSSFKLSIPYVGNLYQKLYLSRISDNLSTMLTSGISMVRALEITSEVVDNDVYKEIMLKSAESVKNGNQVSAVMSKYHEVPSILVQMFRVGEETGKLGSILETIARFYQREVYDAVDTLVDLIEPAMIVLLGAGVGILLTSVLVPIYNLASGI